The DNA segment TACGCATTGCGCAACGGGAAGCTTCGATGTGTTCCTGTGTTTCAATAATCGGAACATAAATTTTCGGATTTTCTGCAATGCCGACAGGCACTTTATTGCCGGTCACAGCACGCAGTGCCAGCACGGCTTTACCGTGTCCAAGCAGTGCATGATGCCGGATTTGATTGCGTATCTTCCGTCCGACTTTTATTCCCGGTGGAAAAACACAGGCATCATACCCTTGATCTGTATATGAGAACAGTTCGTTAACCGTAAAAAAACCGTTTACTTTATCCGCGTACTGTTCTGCAATCAGCGTTGCATAGTCTGCAAAGCAATCTGTTGTTTCAACAGATTTCCAGCCGCCAAAATCATCCTGCAAAGCCTGGGGGAGATCCCAGTGAAACAGCGTCATCCACGGTTGAATGCCCGCATCAAGCAGTGCATCAATCAGCCGGTGATAGTAATCCAGTCCTTTTTGATTCACCGCCCTGCGTCCCGCCGGCATAACCCGCGGCCAGGACACTGAAAAACGATAGGCCTGAATGCCTATGTCTTTCATAATGGCAATGTCTTCCTTATAGCGGTGATACTGATCAACAGAAATATCGCCGGTGTCATTATTTTTCACATTTCCAGGCGTATGTGAAAATGTGTCCCAGATACTTTTTCCGCGACCGTCTTCATTTGCAGCACCTTCAACCTGATAGGATGCCGTTGCACAGCCCCACAGAAATTTTTCAGGAAAACTGTCCGGGCTCATTATTTCTCCTGAGTCCACACGGTTAATCCTGTTAAATCTTTTTCTTTCCGGCAAAACGGAATCAGAGAAAGAAAATATCCGACAATCATCATCAGCAGATTCCCAATCACACCGACATAATACATTTCAAAAGAAAACCGGCACGCTCCACCGAAAATGTCGCGACTGTGCAACAGCATAAAAATGGTAAAAATCGTTGAAAGAATAATTCCGATCACAGCGGCCCGTGCCGTTGCCCTGCGGGTAAAAAATCCAAGCAAATATAATCCAAGAATTCCCGAAGTCATTACCGATCCAATGAGCATTAGCATATCACGAATGGTGGTAGTTGTTGTCCGGATTAGTATCAACGCGCCAAGAAGCATTAATATAGAAGCAATACATGCAACGATCTTGGCAACGCGTAAATAATGCTGATCGGTTTTATTTTTAACAAGATGCCGGCGGTATATATCCACTACTGAAATTGTCGCGATTGCATTAATTGAAGAGTCAAGTGAACTCATGGCGGCGGCCAGTGCAGATACAATTACAAGTCCGCGAATTCCGATTGGAAGATAATTCATGATAAAATATGGAACAATCTGCTCTGCCTTTTGAACTCCGGAAAGAATCTCACTTGCCGTTGTTGTCGGGAAACGGGAAAAAAACACATAAAGCGCTGTTCCCAAAAACATGTAAAATGCCCACACCGGAATACTTGAAAGACAGGCAATCCAGACGGCATGCTTGGCATCCTTTTCACTTTTCGAAGCACAATAACGCTGAACCATGTTCTGATCGGCAGTATGTCCGTTAATCCAACCGATGAATCCCATCAGAAATAACATTGTCACAGTTTTTTCAGACAGACTGAATCCCCATTTGGCCGGAATAATCATGCCGTCTTTTATATCGGCAAAACTGAATTTGTGATGTTCTATACCCACCGAGAGAATCTCTCCGAATCCACCCGGAAGCTGCACGGCAACCAATGCAATACAAATTATACCGCCAAGAAAAAGAATGACTGTCTGAATAACATCCGTCCAGACAACAGCATCTATTCCACCGACGATTGTATAGATTGAAACCACTGCACCGGAAAATAGTACGCACCAGCTTAAACCAATCCCTGTCAGTTCATGCATCAATAATGCCAGCAGATATAGAATAATACTGATTCTAAAAATCTGTCCGAGCAGAGAAACCGAGGCAGAATAAACTCTCAAGCCGGCACTGAAACGTGCTTCTATATATTCATAAGCGCTTGTCACATTGTTATTCCGGAAAAAAGGAATAAACACTTTTACCGCCAGAATGGCCGCCAGCGGATATGCCAGTGCCGGAACAAACCGCACCCAGGTTGTTTTAAAAGCATCTGCCGGATACGCAATAAATGTTACAGAACTGATCGATGTTCCGATCATGCTCACTCCGATGGCCCATCCGGGAAATGAACGGCCGCCTAGAAAATATTCCTCCGTAGATGTGTTTTTTTTAGAAAAGTGAAATCCCATATATGCCATGGCAGCGCAATAAATGATAATAATGGATAAATCAATAAACCCAATGGTCATCGGAAACTCCTGTGCATTGCATTAATAAATAAGATTCCGGAAATTTTTTACACGGTGAAAAGTAACTATATTTCCGTTATGTGCGGACTCTGCATCTTGATCGCCGGAACGACTCAGGATGACCAGATCATCACCATCAAAATCCATACACGCATAATGACGGGCCTCTTTTTCTGAATTGCCCATTGCAACCAGTCCGGCAAAGCACCAGTCCACCATATTCTTTGAAAATGAAAGCTGCAGGGACCGGCGTTCGTTATCCGAATGCCCGTATCGGTCTAACGGCAGCAGGTCTGCACGGGTCATACTGTCAACGGCCAATGTACTAAGCAACCAGTAGAGCTTTGTCTGTTCATCATACAGAACAAAAAATTTCATCTGCCCTCCCGGTAGCGGCGTATACACCAGTTTTACACCGGACGGTGCGGTTTCCAGCATCGTTTCAATTGTTCCGTCGTCCCGCTCTACAGCTTTGACAACGGTTGCAAAATTACTGCGTCCGGTATGCGCCCGTGAAAAAATGTGAAATGTTTTCCCGTCTGGATCATACCAGTAATGATCCGGGGCTGTAATCTGTACAACATTCGATTCCAGCCAGCCGACCGGCGGAAATCCAATCCGTTTGGTACTTGTTTGAACCATCGCCTTTTTCGGATAATATCCACCCCAGAACGGTATACCAAAATAATTCATTTCGGCATCCTTAACCACCTTATAAAACGGCATTGCAGACGCAAATGTCCACGCATTGGAATTTAACAGCCCTTTTGACAGATCGCCGCGAATCAATGCCGGTGTAAATTCGCTGACGTCCCAGGTCAGCTCCATTTGCGGATCATCTTTCCGGTCCATTGCAAAATAGACGAATCCGTTTTTTACGATTACATTATGTGAACTGCTGTGCCACAACTCCCCGTCGGTCAATGTAACAGGATCTGACCAGGTCTTTCCGTTATCTTTTGATTCGAAAACTGCGAGATCACCGCGGTGACCGTAATGACCAAAACAGTAAATTTTATCGTCAGCGACAAACAACCGGCTTTGCATTAACGAATAATTAAACCGGTAATCCCAGGTCACACCGGCATCATCGGAGGTATAAATCAACGATTTTCCGGTGCCTTTCTGATTCGGAATTACAGGCATCGGCGAACCGGAAAACTCAAACGCGATAATAATCCGCCGATCCTTACCCGCAACAATTGTCGGATTGTATAGCCGGCTCGTCTGCGGATTATCGACCCTGTAAACAACCCGTTCATCTGCAATAAATCGTCCCTGATTGTTTACATTATCCGGTGCAGCAGCATGTACGCTGACAAAAACTCCATATACGGTATTAAAAGTAATCAATAATGAAAAAATGCTTAATGTAATATTGCGTTTCATTTTATCTCCAAGGCGTTAGAGTTTATTTAACATCGTCAAAAGTTGTTCCGACAACGATTTTCTCGATCTGATGGGGTGTTGTCGTACTCCAGGTGTTAATTTCGAATCGATCAATCACACCACTTCCATAGAGCGGTTCATATGCTGCAGCTTTACTTACAGTGGGACGGCCTAACTCTGCTGGATTGGCTGGATTGTACCAGCAATCAACCTGCAACTGCCCTCGCACATCTGTCAACCGGCAGAATACATCAATCATTTTTCGAACATTCTGGCAGGTTGCTTTTCCTCCACGATTCTGAACAATACTCTCAAACTCAAGAGAGCTAGATGAACTGAACGCTTTTAGATGCATGGAGCTATGCCGTCCCAGTTGTTCATGAGGAATCGCGGAATCTCCGAGCCCGAGACGAAGAATCGCACCATCCTCATCGCCTTTTACATCAACATGGACGCGCAACCATAGTTCAGCGGTTTTATTTTTTGCTTTAGTCCCGCTTTTTAACGCATATGACTGGCTAAAAGGTACCGCGATCTGAGCGGCACGCACACGTAATGTTCCATTGCGGACTTCTATCGTGCTGGCTTTTCCGACGTTAACACAAATCCACTGCTCAGGAATCGATTTTTCATTTTCAAAATCTATTGAATAAATGATTTCACTATATGTATGACTGCAACATAAACAGACCGCTGTGATAATTATTTGTAATTTTTTCATTCCGCTACTCCTTTTCTATCCTATTCTTTTATACTGAGTTTCCATGCTGTTGTTAATGAAGTAAGAACAGCGAAATTGATTTCACTTTCGGCCTCACATCTTCAAATGTTGTTCCCACAACAACTTCCCGAATATTTGAAGCGTGTCCGGACTCTGTAAACCAGGCATTAATTTCTATTCGGCTGAATACATTTCCGTATGTCGTATTATATGCGGCTGTTCTGGAAACCTGCGGATTCCCCAGATTAACGGAATTAGAAGGATTATACCACCCATCAACTTTAAGCTGTCCGCCAACGTCCGTTAAACAGCAATATACATCCACCTCGTTCCTCACATGTTCAGGACGAAGTGTTGCCGCTTGATTATTTTGTGCAACGGACGTAAACTCCAATGTATTCGAGGTACTATATGTTCTGAAATGCACGCTGGCTGAACGGCCCAGCTCACTTTCGACAATCAAATTATCGCCCAGCCCCAGCCGGATAACCTCTCCGGTCAAACTTCCGGGAGTAATGGTAAGGCGGAATCGCACCCATAACTCGCTGACCTGATTGCTCGCACCTGTGCCTGAGCGCAAAGCATAGGATTCAGGGAACACTGCAATCACTCTTGCCGCGCCGATATTTAATGTATCGTTCAAAACAGAAACACCAT comes from the Kiritimatiellales bacterium genome and includes:
- a CDS encoding GH1 family beta-glucosidase, which produces MSPDSFPEKFLWGCATASYQVEGAANEDGRGKSIWDTFSHTPGNVKNNDTGDISVDQYHRYKEDIAIMKDIGIQAYRFSVSWPRVMPAGRRAVNQKGLDYYHRLIDALLDAGIQPWMTLFHWDLPQALQDDFGGWKSVETTDCFADYATLIAEQYADKVNGFFTVNELFSYTDQGYDACVFPPGIKVGRKIRNQIRHHALLGHGKAVLALRAVTGNKVPVGIAENPKIYVPIIETQEHIEASRCAMRIENSHFITAVLEEQYTPEYLIREGADAPDFTAEEMQIIGTPLDFIGINAYYPTYVRAASNALGYEIIPVPEKYPVMGKPWIKFGPQIIYWSARHLKEIWDIENLYITENGCAATDQITPDGKVLDVDRILYLREHFRSAKRAIDEGYPIKGYFVWSLIDNFEWADGYDTRFGIVYADYKTLKRTPKLSAGFLKKTISNNHLV
- a CDS encoding sialidase family protein, yielding MKRNITLSIFSLLITFNTVYGVFVSVHAAAPDNVNNQGRFIADERVVYRVDNPQTSRLYNPTIVAGKDRRIIIAFEFSGSPMPVIPNQKGTGKSLIYTSDDAGVTWDYRFNYSLMQSRLFVADDKIYCFGHYGHRGDLAVFESKDNGKTWSDPVTLTDGELWHSSSHNVIVKNGFVYFAMDRKDDPQMELTWDVSEFTPALIRGDLSKGLLNSNAWTFASAMPFYKVVKDAEMNYFGIPFWGGYYPKKAMVQTSTKRIGFPPVGWLESNVVQITAPDHYWYDPDGKTFHIFSRAHTGRSNFATVVKAVERDDGTIETMLETAPSGVKLVYTPLPGGQMKFFVLYDEQTKLYWLLSTLAVDSMTRADLLPLDRYGHSDNERRSLQLSFSKNMVDWCFAGLVAMGNSEKEARHYACMDFDGDDLVILSRSGDQDAESAHNGNIVTFHRVKNFRNLIY
- a CDS encoding sodium:solute symporter produces the protein MTIGFIDLSIIIIYCAAMAYMGFHFSKKNTSTEEYFLGGRSFPGWAIGVSMIGTSISSVTFIAYPADAFKTTWVRFVPALAYPLAAILAVKVFIPFFRNNNVTSAYEYIEARFSAGLRVYSASVSLLGQIFRISIILYLLALLMHELTGIGLSWCVLFSGAVVSIYTIVGGIDAVVWTDVIQTVILFLGGIICIALVAVQLPGGFGEILSVGIEHHKFSFADIKDGMIIPAKWGFSLSEKTVTMLFLMGFIGWINGHTADQNMVQRYCASKSEKDAKHAVWIACLSSIPVWAFYMFLGTALYVFFSRFPTTTASEILSGVQKAEQIVPYFIMNYLPIGIRGLVIVSALAAAMSSLDSSINAIATISVVDIYRRHLVKNKTDQHYLRVAKIVACIASILMLLGALILIRTTTTTIRDMLMLIGSVMTSGILGLYLLGFFTRRATARAAVIGIILSTIFTIFMLLHSRDIFGGACRFSFEMYYVGVIGNLLMMIVGYFLSLIPFCRKEKDLTGLTVWTQEK